The Artemia franciscana chromosome 9, ASM3288406v1, whole genome shotgun sequence region TATCACATTTGTTATGAAAGAAATGGTGACTATTCTAGTTTTGACacaaaattaaatcttaaaatactAGTTCTTATaggaaaaatactgaaaagataaataattcGAACGGCCAGCTGAGATATCAGACTTGGAACGAAccttttaaactaaaataaacactTAGAACTGCTAACACATTTAAATATTAGATCGGTTCTGAACATCTACTAGAAGATATTGTCAGACTCAGCGACAATTCACAGAAAGCAAAATCCACTGTCACAGCTTGGCTTTCTTTCTCCGCCCCTTTCATGCTGATCTACAAAAAAGTGCTGCCAGGTCTCAACAAAACTTTGTAGGAAGTAAAAGTAAGTTTCTTGTATTCGCCTTTTGGGTCATTGGGAACACTGAGATTTGTTGGGAATAAAACAAAGATACTCTAATCGTTAAACAACAAACCAAGGCCAGTCCTTGAAACCAAGGCTCAGACTTGAAAGgctaattagagtaaagccaaCCTTAGTTAGAAAGAAAAAGCTAGAAAGAATTCGTTGTGCCTCTGCGGACTTAGACAACACCCAACCTTGTTATGGAGAGAAAGGGAGGGTTCCTGAATTCTTGTCATCAGAAATCTAGAAGAAATGACTCATGGATATTAGCCAAAGTTTGTAGGGAGCAAAAGGAATGTTCTTGTCCTACTTTTTCAGGAGTTCATACACATTCAGACCCTtttggaagggggaggggaggaacACGAGCATcacgaacaatttttttttgaggacAATTGATACCAGGAGCCTtgctttgaaaaagatttaaattgaatatgtctcatcttcctatttttatacatttaaagTTTCTTCTTGTTCACCGGAGAGGAGCATTCGCCCTATCCTCTGTAGGTATCTAAAGAAGAAGCCgtttaattttttgtcattaCACAATTATTTAAGATCACGTTGTCAGATCACAATCAAAAATATTAGTGAAGCAAGGTTGAGTGTCCTTGTTGGGCCTCTTGGGTATACAGCCACGGCCATTTTGGGGGAAAACTTTTcagttaatttaaataattccgTATTAAAATGAGGTTATAGATAAAATTATTTTCGAAGTACttttaaatggaaaattttaaatcCAATGCATCAACAGGCAGTGTTGTTGTATATCATTTATTGGCAGTCAGTCTTTTTGAAAACACAGCCTAGTCATTAGCATTTGTGGCATTACTTGCATGCAAAATCAAGCATACTTTTATCTACAACTACGTAAAAACCAAAGCAATATTTTGTCAGGACTTGGCCCCCTCACCCGAAAAATATTCACGGCGGTGTCCTTGAAAGtgaattaaataattatgaaattttttcaagtcaAGATTATCTAATGGTTGAAAGAGGTTTGTCTATTATTATGGTTTACATCAACACTAATGTAATGGGACCGTCACGttacgaccccccccccccgtcattTTTGACGTTTTCGGGTCAAAACACCTTTGATCTccataaaaagaaattgtttttaatgtCAGTCCGACACTACAGTATTCACACTATAAAggtgaaatatttaaaattatagcagCATCTACAATAAAGGTAGGTTAAGTGTGAAAAGACATAGGCTACTAGGATTTGATCACAATCctgctcaaatagtttttgacaatttttgttattttaaataaaacagaattGTTAACAAGCAGAAGTGTATTGCTAAAAAGATTTGAAGCAGCATTTTCAACTTTAAGATAACCATTAAAAGACTGTGGAAGACAAAATTCACCCACACTTGCttcttaaatgaaaaaatattcaaattattaGTTTGAAACCTCAAATTCTTTCACTTTTGCACTCAAAAtcctttttgcaaaaataatactttaattCCATAAGATATAGCTTGTAACAATTTTACATTACTATATAGGAAACAGAACAGTCagtgaaatattaatatttttggcATTAGGTCAGGAAAACCAGTCCTCATGTTTATATACAGAGGACATCCACACACGGTAGAGCAAACTTGTATTTACTTAGAAAAACAAGTTCAAATACCTGAAATAATCCAACTAAAATTTGgtataaaattatgaaagtcATAATTTTAAACGAAGAAGCACtggaataaacaaaattacaaaatatatcAAGAACCTATTTCTTAGCTTCTGTCTGTGATGATTGAGCATCAATACTTTTATATAATGACGAATAATAATCTTCTTCAAGGTCATAGAGGTCGGTAGCCATTTCGTCTCTTATCACCATAAGCTTTTTGTCACTATCCCTTTGAACAGTCGCTAACGCCGAAGTTCTGTTTGATATAGCATCGTTTAACGATTTAACGTCGTTCAAAATCAAATATTCTTTAAGGCTTGCAACTAATTTCATTAATGATTCACCAGCACGGACCTAAAATAGTGtaacaaattattaatttttgaaggtATTAACCTTCAAAATCACATCAGAAGATCTTAAGAATCATATCATACccaaaacaagcttaaaaaTTGGTACCCATAACATTTTTAAGGTCTCTGTCTTTGACAGGTTCCAACTTCTTAATTCTTAAAATGACATAATAAGTTTTTTCCTGTTATTATACTATGTTTCAGCATTAATGGCTATTATAAATAGAGAATTGGTTGattatcttctttttatatggaattaattataatttaaagtcAATCCAtaacatacattctttcagGTATGTCACTGATCTTACTATACTCATTAACTAATGGGTATTAGAATCATTAATTAATGGGTATTAGAATGAGGAGcgttaaaaaacaactttttaatttatataatcaCATAATGATTATTGTCCCATGACAAAACCTGTCTAATAACAATTACTGCTATTttgcacaatgtattattttttctattagttgTTTCCTATTAATTTGACTTAACAGGGTTCCCACTCTTTGTCATTTATCACTATTTTAagtgattttgtttttcctgaagatttctaataatatttgtaaaaaaatccCATTTTCCAGCTGGAGTTATTTAAATCTTCTTGTGCTCATAAGTATGTTTGGCATATAAAATCCAACCAAAATGAAAAGAGTgaaacatttgaaaaacttaGAATTACTGTCAGGGCTTtgaaacaagaaacaaaagtcAAATGAAGGCATGAATATAATAAGCCTGGGTGTCTAATGATTTTAATACTAGGCTAAGAGTTTTTCAGAGTTTCTCCTAATTATACTTTGTCTTCAGAACAGTGGTTAAACTTGACCTTTAAGAGGTAGCCGTTCTATGACCACcaagaaaaatgatgtattcATGGGCACCAATTAAGGGGGACAATTGTCCAACCCAGATTTTGAAGATTGACCCTTCATCATAAAAAACTCTTAAAATGTAGAAAAACACATCTGGAAgaaaggtttttcaaagaaaagtaaagagcctaaAACTGAcaacaaggagaaaaaaagttcCATggtatttcaaacttaaaatgaccagaaattactatcaattaATCAATCGAACCCAGGACATACATAAACAATCAATTGGAAAGACAGCAGATGCTGATATAAATGAATATGTAAATCCCAAAATGatttgatattaaaatgaataatcaagtcgaccttaaaatgaacagaaacaaCTCTGCCAACTTACCATATTAGCAGCTCTAACAAGCATCTCAAACTGTTCTTCTTCACATTGAGTCATCCTACTGACTTGCCCTTCTTCCTCAACTTTGGCCAACTTTACAATCTCTATAGAAATAAATGTATACTATATAAATGTTAATAAAGTTAAGAGAAAATAAGCATTTTCACATCAGAGAAAAATGTATGGATActctttttgtaaaaaagaaaataaataatcacattattttaaactaaTCCTAGCATCCTCTTGGATTCCTACTTCTAAAGGAATGAAGTTCCTTAGTTTCAATGTTGATAGCCTCCCTAATAAAATTTGAGAACTTTCCTTTTGTATACTAATGGTAGATGTGGATGTTGCAACAATTACAGAAGTTGCACCTAAAAACACCTTGTCAGCCTTATCATGTgatgaaatcaaaattaatggTTACCAACTTTCCTCTAACCTGAATCCCCCCTGTTTCACAGAGGAGTGTGTTTCTATGTAAGAGATGGACAAAAGGTTAGCCTTATTCATTTTAACTGTCATATTACTAATGGAATTGAGTCTGTTTggataaaaatacataatcaaaCAATCTCAATTGTAGTGGGTGTTGTTTATAGAAGCCCCAATACCCCTGTATTTTGGACTCTGAATCTAGTTTGGCTGCTACATTATCACATGTCATGTCCAATTTTGCAGGTTATGATCTTATCCTTCTGGGGGACTTTGACCTTCCTGAAATACAATGGATTGATGGATCTTGTTTTTGCACTAGAGATTCTCCTTTTTTGTCTGCCCTCTCTGATAATTCCCTCTGTCAAACAATTTCACAACTAACTAGTTTCAGGGAAGGGCAAGTTCCAAACACTCTTGATCTGATTACTCTAAGTAGTCCTGACCTCCTTATTAAGAATGAAATAACCATACCTATTGGTAACATTGACCATGTTGTAATTATTTCAGAGGTATTTTTGCCTACAAAACAACCCTCTTACAAGCAGCAAAAATATGTCAATTACAAATTAGTCTCTGGAAGACTTGCCAATGTCAATTGGAATTGGCTTATCACCAATGATATTGAAGAGAGTTGGTCTAATGTGAAAAGTGTAATTTTACATGCTGAAAAGTCATAGACCAGAATTTTTTGGGCTAAAACAGCCAAAAGTCAACCTTTTTAGCAAATGAAACAAGCAAGCTAATTAATGGAAAACATAGAGCATAGaatcattaaagaaaaaagaaaacctcaGAAAATTATCAACTCTTTGTAAGCAGACAACCAACCATTTCAAGCAGTTGAAGAGAAGGTTTGATGAACAATTGGCTGAGGATGTTAGGGACAATCCAAAATTTTTCTGCTGTTATGCCTTTCAAAAATGTCACAGCAGACATACTGTCCCTGATATCCTATGCAATAGTCAATCAGTTGCTCATCCTGAGctgaaagatgaaaattttaaacaacaatTTGCCTCTGTTTTTCCTCCAATTCCTGAATTGTTTTTCCCCCACCTCTTATATATGATGTAACACATACTACAGAACAAATTCTGAATAATGATTCAATAGTTCAAAAGGAACTTATGTCACTCAAATTAAACTGGCTGGGCTACACTGCATTCATCCTCTTATCCTCCATGAATGTCAAACAGTCTTGTGTCAACCTCTTTCCTTACTCTTCAAGTTATAATTAAATCTTTCCAGACTACCTTTGGATTAAAAAACAGCCCATATTATTTCAACTCCAATATTTAAGAAGGGTAGAAAGGACCTTTCTGAAAACTACCAACCTATTAGCAGTTGCTAAGGTCCTTGAAAGAATAGTCAATTCTGCAGTTATTAGACATCTTGAAGCAAATAATGTCTTGCACAGCTCACAGCATGGCTTTTGTTCTTGAAAATCTGTTTATATCAATCTCCTTGAATCATATGACCATATCACTAAGTTACTTGATGCAGGGGTACCTAAAGACACAATTCTTCTTGACTTTTCTGAAGcttttgacaaagttttttgcttttgaagcgtgaacataagctaaattagacggattattttttcaagttacaAGGATAAACTATTATGAAAGTGTAAAGATTGAATCTCATTATCTACGTCACTCATACAAATACCGATCTACCTGTCTTTGCTGAGAAATTGTGCAAAAAAGAttggatttgtttgttttgctaaTTAATGAATTATCTGACGTTGAGTCTGGAACTGTGTGTGAACTGGATTCATTTCATGGGATGCAGCCTAATAGACTAGTACATAACGCTATATTAAATTTTGCCGTGCGGACGAAATCAAAAGGTAATGCAAATGCCGATATTATCAAAACTGGTTGCGATTTTTTCGCCGACGATTTGGTGAGCAAAGCGAAGAAAACAATTTGGTCTGTGGCGAATTATGCTACTCGACCAAGTGAAAGGCTGAAAGTTGCTGATACATTTGCagacattttgaaagttttagactACTGTAATAAGAATTCAGTGGAACTGCCGAAGTTTGTTATATACGAACCGGACGAAGTCCCCACAATTCCTGGCGAGGCAAGTGCTACGTTAACCCGCAAGGTAAATGATTTATGTCTAGAATTTAAGAATTTTGTGTCTATGGCTAAAGTACAGAGCCTATGCTGCCCTTCAGCGAGTAGTGTCCCAGGCCCCGCCAATCCTGTAACACTCAATCCCCAGACATCCTATGCCGTTGTTCTTAAAATGCCAAAGTCTCTTGATAATCCCATTGCTCGCAAGCAGTTTTTGGATACCATCTGCCCCAACTCAGCCGAAATAAGTGAGCTAAAAAAGGTGAGACAGGACTGGAAATTATTCGTCAAGTCCAAATCTTCTGCAGAAATGATCgttgagaaaatgaaagttAGTAAGCCTGAGGTCTCTGCcatgctcaaagagaaaatgtttattgctgttttgaaaaaagttccACCTAGTATGACCCAGACTGATATAGAATCCCTTGTTCCATGTGCATTAAAAGCAATAGAAATCGGTAGCTTTGAGCGCTCCAAAGTGTTCAAGCTGTATTTCGGGACCCGTAAGGATCTCGAAGACTTTCTTGCAGTCTCAGTCCGAATCGGTTATGAGAAGCTGCCTGCTGAAGAATtcaaatttctcccaaaaagaTGTTATTCGTGCCATAGAGTTGGTCACTTAGCGACTAATTGCGTATTGAAGCCTATATTTGGTTGTTGTGGTGCTTCTGATCACACATCCACGAAGGATAATTTGTGCACTAAAGATATGTACTGCATTatatgcaaaaagaaaggcCATACATGCTATAACATAAGATGTCCGGCTAATAAAGCGATAATCAATATGAATTCCCTACCAAAATGAATCTAGAACCCGCTTGTGCTAAGCATGCAGTTGCAACGTggaatttaaatggaaatatcCTTAACCGGTCTATTTTTATCGAGGACCTTCTTTCAAGATATGATATTGTGTGTTTGCAGGAACATTTTGCAACCTCTCTCAGCCTTCCGTTATTGAACCTGTCACCAAACCATCAAGTTTTTACAGTTGCACCCAAACGCTCTTGCACTCATGGCCGGCCATCTGGTGGCCTTGCGACTTACGTTAGATCCTCTCTATCAACTTCTATGTTTGACTCGGCATTAGACTTTCTCGCTATCAAAATGCATGATATTGTTATAGTGAATGTTTACCTCCCTACGGACTATCGTGATGATCGATCAGATAGACAGTTTGCCATAAGTATTGCAAGGCTATCCAAatgtattgataaaataaaaaagcatggACTTTCGTTTCTGATAACAggtgactttaactgtgatCTTGAAAACCCGAGCGGCAACAACAGTTCAAGTTCTTATCGTGCTAATATGTTACTCGGTATGTTAGGTGATGAATTTATACTTGTGTCtaagaataagaatttttcatatattcataaTTCGGGAAGTATGTCAAACCTAGATCATGTTATGCACACTCAATCACTTACACCGAGTGAGGTTCTTGTTTCTGATTCAAATTTTACATCTGaccattttccattgtttttcaatattgatttaaatAGTAGTGTTCTGCCTCCTCCTGGAAGGCTCCAGAAGCGtccttattttgtttgtgattgGAAACGTGCGTCTATGAGTTCATTTCAGTCGACTTGTGATGAACTTGTTTCAAAAATCCGCGTTCCTTTTGATCTGCTGATGGTTAGTTCTAAGAATCATCCAGCGGAATCACGAATTCGGTTGAGTATTTATTGTGGTGAGCTTGTGCACGCATTACGTCTCGCTGAACAGTCAGCTGTACCATTTAGACGGGTGTGGCCTGGTACCGAAGTACCAGGCTGGTCTGCAAATGTTAATCTTCAAAACGCGTGTAGTTTGGCAAAATCCTGGCTTTCGGTTTGGCGTGAGGCTGGATGTCCTCGTGACGGGTGGGTGAATAAGCTTCGAATTCATAGTAAACGTAAATTCGCGAAAGAACTTTCACTACACTGTAGTGCAATTATTCGTTCTTCATCTCAGGCTATCCTTACCCACCCAAATAAACTTTGGTCTtcattgtttaaagaaagatctcatgtaacAATGACCTCAATATCTCGAGATAATTGGGTTCAGCATTATAGAAATGAATTTTCGGCTCCTGGTATCAAGCTACAAAAAAGCTTTGGTGTGAAACTGGATGATTTCTTCTCACGAAAGCGAGAAGAAAACAGTCCGGGTGTTAAAATTACGAGGTGTTCTATCCGTTCTGctattagaaaactaaaaaaaagaaatcgcgCGGTTGTGATGGTATATCAATTCAGCACCTGCTGTTTTGCAGCGAGCTGTTCCTTGAGCACCTTGCcctgctttttcaaataatttttaacctgGGTATAGTgcctgattctttttcaataggAATATTAACACCTGTGCCTAAAAAgggaaagccacttagccagtGCTCGTCTTTCCGACCTATAACTGTGGCTACagttttttgtaagttatttgAGGCACTTATTGTCAATGAACTGCGGTCGAAATGCACAGTCCCTGACCATCAATTCGGTTTTCAGCCTGGTCTTGGTAGTGGTCACGCTCTTTCTGCTCTTGTTTCGGCTTTGATAGATGCTGAGAAAAGCGGTGAGAGCATAGCTCTCGCTGCACATGATGTCAGAAGGGCCTTTGATTCACTAATTCATGAACagattattttagatatggGCCTAGTAGGTATTGATCCAATTATGTTAAACCCTTTATatgatatgtataaaaatttaaaagctagGCTTAAGCTACCAATAACACCAAACCTGACAAATAACCCGGTATTCCCCGTTGAAAAAGGTGTAAGGCAGGGTGCATTGACATCACCTACCGCATTTAATAACAGTATCGTTAAACCACAATCTAAGTCAAATCTGACATACATTCTGAGAGGAATTGATCTATCGTTAATAAGCTATGCAGACGATGTACTTAATTTGAGCCGCCTCCTTCACGGTTTAGAGGAGAATTTTATCCAGCTTCAagtagaatatggaaaaataggccttcagtttaacgaaaagaaatctgatgtgttgttatttaatgctaagcaagggTCTGCTGTTGATGTTAGGCTGGGTGGTGCTACTGTTTGGCTTGCCAAACACATAGTTTATTTGGGGATCCCTATTGGTCAGTCTATGCTTGAAACACGTCATCTTTTGCAGAGTCATCTGCAGAAGCGGATCTCTTTAGCGTATAGCCGTGTTGTAGTTTATAAGCGTCAGTTTGATCGGCGGATTTTGGCCCATCTATATAATGCAATGGCACTACCTCATTATCTGTATCTAAGTCCCTTTTGGAGGATTttccaaaaggaagataagaaaaaattgcggtctacatattataaatatgcaaagtacCTCTTACAGCTTCCACCATGGACAAGTAACTGTATTGTGACAAGTCGGTATGGGATCATTGACCCTAATGAAGCAATATTAGCCCAGATCGCCAGATATaactctaatattgttactcatccttgggcaattattttgaggcaataggttttttgttttttgtagttagatactcatgtgttctttatttttcttgtgcgttgtgtattcttttgtagtgagttttttttttttttttttttttttttttttatgggaaataaatatgcatgtatgtatgtatgtattcctGTACAGTGATAtttaaagttgtatgtatgcaaaaGCGGTTCAGTACTTCATCGAATGTTCTTTATAAGTTATTCCattgttgtgattttttttttttttttttttttttttttttttttttttttttttttttttttttttttttttttttttgtcgttttgtcTGTATACTCTGTCTCTGTTTACTTTGTATTGTATGAcgggttagaaataaaataaataaaaataaataaagtct contains the following coding sequences:
- the LOC136030975 gene encoding mediator of RNA polymerase II transcription subunit 22-like isoform X1 gives rise to the protein MAQTRSLQTKEALLKSFSKRLKDDIKSMLENFGEIVKLAKVEEEGQVSRMTQCEEEQFEMLVRAANMVRAGESLMKLVASLKEYLILNDVKSLNDAISNRTSALATVQRDSDKKLMVIRDEMATDLYDLEEDYYSSLYKSIDAQSSQTEAKK
- the LOC136030975 gene encoding mediator of RNA polymerase II transcription subunit 22-like isoform X2, giving the protein MAQTRSLQTKEALLKSFSKRLKDDIKSMLENFEIVKLAKVEEEGQVSRMTQCEEEQFEMLVRAANMVRAGESLMKLVASLKEYLILNDVKSLNDAISNRTSALATVQRDSDKKLMVIRDEMATDLYDLEEDYYSSLYKSIDAQSSQTEAKK
- the LOC136030975 gene encoding mediator of RNA polymerase II transcription subunit 22-like isoform X4 — encoded protein: MCMAMLLDLCNWIEIVKLAKVEEEGQVSRMTQCEEEQFEMLVRAANMVRAGESLMKLVASLKEYLILNDVKSLNDAISNRTSALATVQRDSDKKLMVIRDEMATDLYDLEEDYYSSLYKSIDAQSSQTEAKK
- the LOC136030975 gene encoding mediator of RNA polymerase II transcription subunit 22-like isoform X3 translates to MAQTRSLQTKEALLKSFKIVKLAKVEEEGQVSRMTQCEEEQFEMLVRAANMVRAGESLMKLVASLKEYLILNDVKSLNDAISNRTSALATVQRDSDKKLMVIRDEMATDLYDLEEDYYSSLYKSIDAQSSQTEAKK